A single region of the Anaerolineales bacterium genome encodes:
- a CDS encoding DUF3267 domain-containing protein, which translates to MITPEPTHLPHFAALSELPPRYVRIRRLDLESRHRLIWLNIGGFLLMVGGGFVLLRHALYLPAGTVDPFAGFSNLPLVGIFLVGFALMLVVHELLHGVGFRLFGARVRYGFAPRKGVAFAAADDHYLTRNAYLIVALLPLVGITLLTLTLLPLTAGVTRVLVALIGAFNIGGAVGDLWFTWVCLRSPRTLLVRDFGEGADLYLQDSTTL; encoded by the coding sequence ATGATTACACCTGAACCGACACACCTCCCTCATTTTGCAGCGTTATCCGAACTTCCCCCTCGTTATGTTCGTATTCGCCGCCTTGACTTAGAATCCCGCCACCGCCTGATCTGGCTAAATATTGGCGGGTTTCTACTCATGGTAGGCGGCGGATTCGTCTTGCTGCGCCACGCCCTTTACCTTCCGGCAGGGACGGTAGACCCCTTTGCGGGGTTCAGCAACCTCCCCCTTGTCGGCATCTTTTTGGTGGGCTTTGCCCTTATGTTGGTCGTTCACGAGCTTTTGCATGGGGTGGGCTTTCGGCTCTTTGGGGCGCGGGTACGCTATGGCTTTGCCCCAAGAAAAGGCGTTGCCTTCGCCGCTGCCGATGATCACTACCTGACGCGCAATGCCTATCTTATCGTCGCGCTGCTCCCGCTGGTGGGCATCACCCTGCTGACGTTGACGCTTTTGCCGCTTACCGCTGGCGTAACGCGAGTCCTCGTCGCCCTCATCGGCGCATTTAATATTGGAGGAGCGGTGGGCGATCTGTGGTTTACGTGGGTCTGCCTCCGCTCACCAAGAACGCTCCTCGTCCGTGATTTTGGCGAAGGGGCAGACCTTTACCTACAGGACAGCACGACTCTATGA
- a CDS encoding dienelactone hydrolase family protein, giving the protein MTEAAMNPIHAQIDGTTYRVRTPQSDTPAPTLIMVHGYQGTEDVTWVFARTLAESWLVAAPRAPLPAGGGFAWNTFDPANGRAHPASFAEGVAHLTHFIAAFARDYPVDPRRLFVLGFSQGAAMTYAYAFQAATARERGEVTPYPPTGIVALGGFISSAIPKPYPPLANLPILMVHGTHDETIPVTLAHKNRDELIAVGGAVTYVEEAVGHRVGVNGMRALNEWLRRFA; this is encoded by the coding sequence ATGACAGAGGCAGCGATGAACCCTATTCACGCGCAGATTGACGGGACGACCTACCGTGTTCGCACCCCCCAAAGCGACACGCCCGCGCCGACCTTGATCATGGTGCATGGTTATCAGGGGACGGAAGATGTGACATGGGTCTTTGCGCGGACGCTCGCTGAGTCGTGGTTGGTTGCCGCCCCACGCGCCCCCCTACCTGCCGGCGGCGGCTTTGCGTGGAACACCTTTGATCCAGCGAATGGACGCGCTCACCCCGCTTCCTTTGCCGAAGGGGTGGCGCATCTCACCCACTTTATCGCGGCGTTTGCGCGGGACTACCCTGTTGATCCCCGCCGCTTATTTGTGTTGGGGTTCAGTCAGGGTGCGGCAATGACCTATGCCTATGCCTTTCAAGCGGCGACAGCACGGGAGCGCGGCGAAGTCACCCCCTACCCGCCAACAGGGATCGTCGCTTTAGGCGGGTTCATCTCCAGCGCAATTCCCAAACCCTATCCCCCCCTTGCCAATCTTCCCATCCTGATGGTGCATGGGACGCATGACGAGACGATTCCCGTCACGCTGGCGCACAAGAACCGTGATGAATTGATCGCGGTGGGGGGAGCAGTCACCTATGTGGAAGAAGCGGTGGGGCATCGTGTCGGCGTGAATGGAATGCGGGCGCTGAATGAGTGGTTAAGGCGCTTTGCCTGA
- a CDS encoding PPOX class F420-dependent oxidoreductase has translation MVAIPEPVKDLFSRERAITCALATTMADGTPQVTPVWFDYDGTHIIVNTARGRQKDRNMTRQAKVTILIIDPQNAYHWAEVRGVVEDVTEDGAVEVIRNLALKYRGTDRFDLKEGEVRVTYKIAPLKVNGK, from the coding sequence ATTGTAGCTATCCCAGAGCCTGTAAAAGATTTGTTCTCCCGCGAGCGGGCGATCACCTGCGCCCTTGCCACAACGATGGCAGACGGCACGCCGCAAGTGACGCCCGTTTGGTTTGATTACGACGGCACACATATCATTGTGAACACGGCGCGGGGGCGGCAAAAAGACCGCAATATGACGCGGCAGGCAAAAGTGACTATCTTGATCATTGATCCGCAAAATGCCTATCATTGGGCGGAGGTACGCGGCGTTGTTGAGGACGTAACCGAGGATGGTGCAGTTGAGGTGATCCGCAACCTTGCCCTAAAATACAGAGGAACGGATCGCTTCGATCTTAAAGAGGGTGAAGTTCGCGTGACTTACAAAATTGCCCCCCTGAAGGTGAACGGCAAATGA